The Leptospira paudalimensis region TCAGAACTTCGATTTTGCTAAGTGGAAAAACACCCGTAACAGATTTAATGCCATTCCATTGGTATGACACCCCAAACTTACATTATCTTTCAGGAAAGGACTTTGAAGACTTTTGTGAATTCGAACGTATCAAAATCTTACACAAGGCATTTTTCAATCGCACTCGTCAGATTAAGTTATTTCCCAACCTATTTGCGACGCTTGCTCTATTTGTCATTCGAGCTTAATCGAAAGTAATTTACAATCGAACAAAATAGTAAAACAGGATTCGTTGCTTAGGGAAATAGCTTCCTTGACTCGGTAGGTATACCATCCCCGCCCTATTCGAACTGGGTGGGGTTATCCACCCGCCACCCAATACGACCTACCTATCATCATTCACAAAAAATAAAACAACAACTTGGTTCACTGAAATTTTCTAGAAGAAAAGTTCATGTTTATACAAAAAAACCCGGCAATCACTCCGGGTTTCTTAGCTGTACGGCGATCAAAGGATCATTTCATATATCGATCTTTTCGGAAATTCCTTTAGGAAATTCATTCGAAATAGGAAAAATGATTTGGTAAGATTCACGATTCCAAAATTTAAAAACATCGATTTTCTAGATTAAATTAAATATTCAAACAGATTTTCATCTTCGTTGATAACAGTAAAATTCAATTTGTATTCTTTCATCCGCATTAATAAACTCTGGAAATCATCTTTTGATTTTAACTCAATACCAATGAGTGCCGGACCTGACTCTTTATTGTTTTTTTGGATAAACTCAAAACGTACAATATCATCATTCGGTCCTAAAATTTCATTTACGAATTGTTTGAGTGCTCCTGGTTTCTGTGCAAATCGAACTATGAAATACTGTTTCAAACCCTCAAAGAGTAAGGACCTTTCTTTGATTTCTTGCATCCGATCTATATCATTGTTTCCACCACTTAAGATGCAAACGATTGTTTTCCCATTAATGACTTCTTTGTATTCATCTAAAGCAGCAATACTAAGAGCACCGGCAGGTTCACTCACAATGGCATCTAAATTATAAAGATTTAAAATTGTCGTACAAACTTTTCCTTCCGGTATTAAGACCAAATCACTCAAAACAGATTGGCAAATTGGAAACGTAAGTTCCCCTACTTTTTTAACAGCTGCTCCATCGACAAATTTATCAATTTTCTCCAAAGAGATTGGTTTTCCCACTTTCAATGCTTCTTTCATTGATGGTGCACCCTTTGGTTCTGTTCCAATTATCTTTGTGAGTGGTGAATGATTTTTAAAATAAGAACCGACACCAGCACATAATCCTCCTCCACCGATTGGCAAAAACAAATAATCTATATTTGAAAGCTCAGCTAAAATTTCTATTCCGACAGTACCTTGCCCTTCCATGATTTTCGTATGATCAAACGGCGGGATAAACGACATTTTCCTTTCATTTGCAAATCCAATTGCTTCCTTTTGGCATTCATCAAATGTATCACCTATAAGTTTGATCTCAATAAAATCACCACCAAACATACGTACTTGGTTTATTTTTTGTTTAGGAGTAACTTCTGGCATATAAATGACTCCAAAAATTTGAAGTAATTTACACGAATATGCTACTCCTTGTGCATGATTGCCAGCACTTGCACAGACAACTCCATTTTTTCGTTCCTCCAAAGTTAAACTTTGGATCATATTGTAAGCCCCTCTAATTTTATAGGAACGAACAACTTGTAAATCTTCCCGTTTGATATACACCTGGGCACCATACAACTCCGACAATCGAGAATGAAATTGTAAGGGAGTGTGATTGATGATGGGTTTTAATATCTGATATGCGGAGTCAATTTCTAATGCCATCGGTTATTGTAAGATCTCTAATATTTCACTTGATGACTTTGTTTTTGCGATATCGAATGCTGTAAGTCCTTGGTTGTTTTTTATATTCTTATCCGTGCCTTTTTTTAATAAATACTCAACAATTTCTTTATTTTGATTTGCAGCAGCCCAATGGAGAGCAGTATCACCATGGTTTGTTTTCTCATTCAAATTCCATTTTTTAAGAGAGTCTATGTATTTTACCAATCCCGAGTCATTCAAATAAACTGCTTGAATAAGTGCATTAAATCCATTTTTATCTTTAAATTGATAATCTACTTTTTTTTCTAACAAATACTCATATATCTCCCAATTCGCGCGCACATTTAATGCATGTTGGAAAAGATTCAATTCATAGGCACTATTCTCATCAACCAAAATGATGTGGGTATCATTTTGGATACTACTGTTTGAAAAAAGTTCTCTCAATTTTGGTAAGTCATTTTTGGTAATTGCTATAAAAGCGAGTCTTGGCCCGTATGATTCCTCACGAGTTACATCATAAATTTCAATCGAAGGTTGTTTGTTTTTTAATGTATATAAGATACTATACATAAAAGATCCCTTTTTGTCACTAGTGGGAATTTCTAAAGATGCTTTTTTATCTTTATGAACAGTTGCTTTGGCACTCGCGTTTTCACTCGAATATGAATCCGACCTTCGTGATTCACCCGTTTTTAGGTTAACACTTGCATTGATTCTATGTATTGTGCGACCAAAAGAAAATGCAATTACAGCATCATTTGAATCAATTTTTTCAATACAACCAGCTAAAGTAGTCGTTCCATTCGTAATAAAAAAATCTGGTTCGACAACAGTAAGCCAAGTTATCTTACAATTCGGATTTGGTTTGGCGTTATCGATGACTTGAAATTTTGGAATTGTTTTGCAACTAACGGAAAGTAGAAGTAAAAATAGAAACCACTCTTTTTTCATATGATAAAAAATAGATTAATTTCGATTTTGTCAAATCAAAAAGGAATGGAAAGAGTCGAGGTGGAAAATTAGAAATTGGTGAAAGAATTTGGTGTAGAATTAAAACATTAAAAAAGAAAATCGAGAAACCAAAGCCGGGGCCCCAACCACCCTGCCCGGGACTTTAGTTTCTCTTATCCTATTACTGGAGCAATCTCATCACTGACTGAGACTTCATGTTTGCTTGCGCAAGCATTGATGTAGCAGCCTGAGTTAAGATTTGGTATCTCGTGAAGCTGGTCATTTGTTCAGCCATGTCAGTATCACGGATACGAGACTCAGAAGCTTGTGTGTTTTCATAAGCATTCATAAGTCCTTTCGCAGCATGCTCCATACGGTTGTAATAAGCACCAAGGTCAGCTCTTTGTTTAGAGATCACTCTTAGGGCATCATCACAAAGTCCGATTACGGAGTTAGCTTTACCTGCAGTCGAAAGAGAGATGAAAGTAAGAACCGTAGGGTTTCTTAATCCCAATGCCGCAGTGTTCATTGTTTCAATGTACACGCGCTCTCTTTGGTGCATGTTAGCTCCAATATGGAACCACATACTAGCAGTTGGGTTGAGTCGAGCAAAAGCTCCTGTAAGCAGTTTCATTTTGTTGAATTCTGCTTGAGAAGCAATACGATCGATCTCGTCCACTAGCTGTGAAACCTCGACTTGGATCTGTTGTCTATCTTCTTCCGAGTAGATACCGTTCGCAGCTTGCACCGCGAGTACACGAACACGTTGAACGATTTCGTGTGTTTCTTGAAGATATCCTTCCGCCGTTTGAATGAGGGACATACCATCTTCAGTATTCTGTTCTGCACGTCGAAGACCAGCAATCTGAGTTCTCATTTTCTCAGACACTGCAAGTCCAGATGCGTCATCTCCGGCTTTGTTAATACGCATACCAGAAGACAACTTTTCGATATCTTTGCTCAGGTTCGCGTCGTTAGACTTCAAAGTTCTGTGTGCAAAGATCGCACTTACGTTGTGGTTGATAATCATCCGGGTTCCTCCTTGAATCCGTTCTCTCACCGCTCAAGGTTTTCACCTTGAACCCAAGAAATTGATGAATTTTCGAAATGGCCATCCTTGGCCTTTTCAAGATAAGGATCGGTCATTCTGGGAGGGAGGATAATAGGGAAAATGAAATAAAATTTGAATAAAAACAGAACTTCCCCTTTTCGAAAATATGTCCTAGGAATTCTATGGAAATGGACTTGAGTGAAAAGGTAGGTTTTTCGTGTTAGAAACGGTTTATTTAGCAAACCCACGAGGTTTTTGTGCAGGTGTCAAATATGCAATTTCTTATGTGGAACAGGCTTTTGAAGAAAATTCAGGTGAACCTCTCTATGTGAGAAAAGAAATCGTTCACAACCAACGAGTTGTGGAAGAAATGAAAAAAAAAGGAATCCAATTCATTAGCGAACTAAGCGAAGTTCCTGATGGTGCAACTGTGGTATTCTCTGCACATGGAGTTTCCCCCGAAGTCGTAAAAGAAGCCACTGATCGAAAAATGAAAATTGGCGATGCCACCTGCCCTCTCGTTACAAGGGTTCATAAAAAAGCACGAAATATCAAAGACAGCCACCAAATCATTTATATCGGACACAGAGGCCATGACGAAGCCATTGGCACCATGGGAGAAGCAAAGATGTTCCTTGTGGAATCTCCAGAAGATGTGGAGAGTTTAAAAGAAAAAATCTCTTTAGACAAACCGCTTACCTACTTGATGCAAACTACCCTTTCCGTAGCAGACACAAAAAACATTGTCAAAAAAATTGAAGAAGTTTTCCCTTTTGTGGAACACCCACAAAAAGATGATATTTGTTATGCGACAACGGAAAGACAAGATGCCGTACAAAAAATGTTAGAGTCCGTTGATGCCATGTTAGTGATCGGTGCCGAAAACTCTTCTAATTCAGTTCGGCTTTGCCAGTTGGCAAAAAAAACTCGACCATCTAGTTTTCAAATTTCGAAAAAAGAAGACGTAAATCCAAATTACATCATAAACCAAGGAATCAAAACATTAGGAATCACGGCCGGTGCTTCAAGCCCACAAGTGTTGGTTGATGAAATTGTAGAAGAAATACTAAAACATTTTCCCAATGCAAAAGTTTCTTTATACCCTGAAAGTCGTGAAGATACTATGAGTTTCAAACTTCCAAAGGAACTCCTAAAACAATTTTAAAAATGATCCAAGATCCCTTATCATTATTTAAAGCCTCTTTAGAGGGAAATGATTGGGGAACTGCCATTTTACAGATCAATTTAGAAGAAAAAAACTATGATGTTTTGTTAAAAAACTCTATCTTCTCACAATTAGAGAAAGAGTTCGACTTACCTAATTTTTTAAAAAACAAAATCTCTCATTATGATTTTAATACAGAAATCATTTATAAAACAGATGGAAAAGTATTAGAAACATCCTTTGGGCATTTTGATTATCCGTCTGCCTCAAAAGAAATCCAATTTACAAAGTTTGTGATCCGAGATATCACAATCAAACAAAAGCAAGAAGAGGAAATTGCTTGGAGGCTTCGGTTTGAATTGGGAGTTGCTTCCTCCATCCAAATCCTCATCCAAAAACCTTCCATCCGTGAAAGTTTACCTCAAGCTCTTTACCAACTTTTGTATTTCACGGAGATGGATTCGATATTCTTTTTGAAAAATACCAGTACTGATGAAACACAAAAATTTGAAATTTGGGTAAACGAAAGAAAGTCCACCGAATACCCGTTACTACCTAATAAATTTCAAACGTTAGATTGGAAAAAAGAAGGGATAAACAGGTGGCTGCACAAATTAAAAAATGGAAAGATTATTTACTTAACAAAAGAAAAAGCATTACCAAAAGAACAATGGTATTTTGAAGAATCAAAAGCAAAATCGATTTTATTCATTCCAGTCAAATTCGAAAACAAATTCTTGGGTATTATGGGATTCCAAAAATATGTTCCCAATTTCGTGATCCACCACGAGAATTTACTCATTTACCAAACTGTGAGTCGGTGGATGGGTTTATTTGTACAAAGAGATTCCGATTTAACCGAACTCAACCGTTACAAATCCACATTAGAATCTTTAATTTTAGAAAGAACTTTGGATTTATCGAGAACCAAAGAAGAATTAGAACGAGCATACAAAGCAAAAACAGAATTTTTAGCCCATGTCAGCCATGAACTTCGTACCCCTCTCAATTCCATCATAGGATTTTCAAAATTGATCCAGTTACCAGAAGAAGATGTAACGGGGAAAGAATACCTACAGTACATTTACTCAGGTGGAACGAGACTTCTCAAGATGATCAATGAAATTCTCAGTTTGATGAAAATTGAATCAGGTCAACTTAACATTGTGTACTCTGAATTCAAACCAGAAGAAATCTGCAGACAAAGTTTAGAATTAATCCAACCACAAGCAAATGCCAAAGGCATTGAAATCCGTTTTTTCCCTCCCATCCAGTCGAAACTGGTTCGATCGGATAGTGGAAAAATCCAACAAATCCTCTTAAATTTACTTTCGAATGCGATTAAGTATGGTGATCATTCTTATGTCGAATTACATTGTGAATGGTCCGATTTTGGGGTGAATTTTTCAATTCGCGATTTTGGACCAGGCATTTCACAAGAAGACCAAAAACGGATCTTTCATAGTTTCACAAGACTTAACGACGATGGAAAAATTGAAGGCACAGGACTTGGTCTTTCCATTTCCCAAGGACTAGCAGAAAAATTGGGTGGGAATATCACCCTCTTATCCAACCCAGAAGAAGGTTCCACTTTTATACTCAATATACCCGAAAATATTAAATAAAGGTATTGAACGAATTAGGAAACTCGAATAGAATTTCCGATATTCTATATGGTGGAACTAATCGATACGACATATACTTCTGTTTCTAAAACAGAACACCAACGTAGGCCAAAAGAACCTATCCTGATCATTGAAGATAAAAAAGAAAATCAGGTTCTCCTCGAAGGGATCTGTAAACGAATTGGTGTATCATACGAAGTTGCTGAAAACGGTAAAATTGCCTTGGAAATGGCAAAAAACAAGTCGTATAGCCTCTATTTGGTGGATTTGATGATGCCTGTGATGGATGGAAAAACATTTATCGCAGAACAAAGAAAATTCGATCCGAGATCAGTTTTTATGGTACAAACTGCTATCGACCAAACGGAAGAAATCATCGAAATTATGAAAATGGGAGTTTATGACTACCTAATCAAACCTCTCCATGTAGAAATTGTTGCCGATCGTCTGGAAAAAGCATTAGAATACGTCTACTTAAAACGGATGGAAGCAGTTCTCATTGATGAAGAATCCAAAGAATTAAAAAGCCAATTGGAATGGCTCAATTATAAGGAGTCTCATCGCAAAACCAATGAAGTAAATTCGGAACTAAATTCTATCTTGAATTTAAAAACCACTCTCATGCAAGGTTCTGGACTCGGCGCGATGACTACCATTATCGATTCAATCGAAAAAATGAAAACAGTTGAGAATGGAAACTATATCATTCCAAAGGATTTTTGGGATTTACTTTCTGAAAACCAAGAACATAACAAAACAATGTTAAAAGGCCTTGATATGGCCGTTGAAACAATTCAAACCCACTTACAATTGTCTAAAATTACAAGTGATGAGTTGTTACAGATCCTTCCTGAGATTGTAAAAGAGTTTCAAAAGGAAACTGAATCCAAAGAAATCAAAATCAATCTTCCTGTTGTCAAACAAACAGTAAAATTAGAAGTCAATTTGAATGCAATTCGAACCATCATCCATGAAATTTTTACAAATGGATTAAAGTATTCCAAACCCAAGTCAAATTTTGATATCTTTGTCACTTTCGTTGATGGTTATTTTTGTTTATCAGCAAAAAACAACCTAATCGAAGATGATTATGCAAAACAACTTACAGTTTCAGAAAAAAAATTGGTGGAACCTTTTTACAGAATTCATCCACCAGTTGAAAGCTTTCACCACAAAGAAAAATTTAGCCTAGGCCTTGGTTTAACGATGGTAGATTTTTTATTACATAAACATAATGGAATGTTTTTTATACGAAATGCAATTGATCACACGACTGAAACAAAAGCATCCTGTGTGATCGCAGAAATTTTTCTCCCTATCCAATCTTAAAAGGAAAACAAAATGAATAGAAAAATCTTAATTATTGATGACTCAGCAGTGTTTCGAAAGATCATCTCTGTGCACTTAAAAAATGCAAATTTTGATCTTATTGAAGCTGGAGATGGATTAGAAGGTCTAAAACAATTAGAGTCAAATCCTGTCGATTTAATTGTCTCTGATATGAATATGCCAAACATGGATGGGATTTCTTTTATCAAAAAAGTAAAAGAGAATTCTAAGTTTAAATTTACTCCTATCATCATGTTGACTACAGAATCACAACCTGAAAAAAAACAACAAGGTATCGATGCTGGTGCAAAAGCTTGGTTAACAAAACCTTTTTCCCCTGAAGAATTGTTAGATACCATTACGAAATTATTACCTTAACGATGGAACCAAATCAAACCATTCAACATACGAAGGAGGGAATGGAGATCCATTGGAACGGATACCTCACCGTACCTTTTATCAAAGAATGGTCTACTTACTCAATCCAATGGGAAAACATAAAAGGGAAAAAGATCATTTTACATTTGAATGGAATTGAAAGAATCGATTCTTCTGGCATTCAATTATTGGTGTATTTAAAAAAACGATGCCAGTCCAACCAACAGATCTTATCATTAACAAACCACTCCTTACCGGTGTTAAAGGTCATGGATTTACTTGGTTTGGTTTCTTTTTTCGGAGATCGTATCAAAGTGAAAAAAGAACATGCAAATGAAGTCGAATTTCGTTATGGAACAAGGAAAGTATCCTGATGGACTTATCGGAAGTCATAGACGCTTATTTAGTTGAATCCGATGAACTTTTACGAGAGATGGAGGCAATCTTACTCCGAACGGAATCATCATTACCAAATGACGAAGACCTCAATGCTATCTTTAGAGCAGTCCATACCATCAAAGGTACTGCCGGTATGTTTGGGTATGAATCTACTGTTTCTTTTACACATGTTGTCGAAAATTTATTGGATGAACTTCGTTCCCATCTGATTCCATTCCAACCCACTCTGACGGAAATATTACTCAAAGCAAAAGACCATTTATCCTTTTTAGTTTCTGAAGAAACAAAAGGTAAAATTTCAAATGAAAAAATATCATTTGGCCAATTGATTTTGGATGAGATGAAACCATACCTTCAGTCGTCTGCTGCACCACCAAAAACGTCTCATCAAAATGATGGAATTCAAATGGTTACTCATCATGATTCGAACTCAAACGAACGGCAGAATGAACCTTCTACTAACATTGAGAGCATAAAATCAGAAAATACAACAAGTTACCTCATTTCCTTTCGTCCCAATCAAAATGTATTTTCACAAGGTCTTGATCCGATTTCCTTTATTGGATACTTAAAAAAAATTGGTACCATTATTTCTTTGAAAACCATTGACCAATTTTTGCCTAAACCTATCGAATTTGATCCTGAAAATTGTTATTTAGGATTTGAAATCAATTTTAGTTCCAAAGAAAATTTGGAAACAGTTCAAAAAGTTTTTAACTTCATTGAATCTGATTGCTTTTTGCACATTTACCCACCCGGGTTTTCCGTTGAGGATTTAGTTGATTTATCAAACCAACTCCCAGAAGAAGAAATATATTTAGGCAATGTTTGGAAAGAAATCCAAATCCTCGATGACAACAATTTTCTAACGTATCTGGAAGAGATCAAATCAAGAAAAACAGGTATTCCTTCCAACTCTTCCGTAGTTTCCCAAGGCATTCACAAAGAGGAACCAAGCTCGATAGAAAAAAATCAAAATTCAGACCAAAGCAAAGAATCACATAAAT contains the following coding sequences:
- the ilvA gene encoding threonine ammonia-lyase yields the protein MALEIDSAYQILKPIINHTPLQFHSRLSELYGAQVYIKREDLQVVRSYKIRGAYNMIQSLTLEERKNGVVCASAGNHAQGVAYSCKLLQIFGVIYMPEVTPKQKINQVRMFGGDFIEIKLIGDTFDECQKEAIGFANERKMSFIPPFDHTKIMEGQGTVGIEILAELSNIDYLFLPIGGGGLCAGVGSYFKNHSPLTKIIGTEPKGAPSMKEALKVGKPISLEKIDKFVDGAAVKKVGELTFPICQSVLSDLVLIPEGKVCTTILNLYNLDAIVSEPAGALSIAALDEYKEVINGKTIVCILSGGNNDIDRMQEIKERSLLFEGLKQYFIVRFAQKPGALKQFVNEILGPNDDIVRFEFIQKNNKESGPALIGIELKSKDDFQSLLMRMKEYKLNFTVINEDENLFEYLI
- a CDS encoding ankyrin repeat domain-containing protein — encoded protein: MKKEWFLFLLLLSVSCKTIPKFQVIDNAKPNPNCKITWLTVVEPDFFITNGTTTLAGCIEKIDSNDAVIAFSFGRTIHRINASVNLKTGESRRSDSYSSENASAKATVHKDKKASLEIPTSDKKGSFMYSILYTLKNKQPSIEIYDVTREESYGPRLAFIAITKNDLPKLRELFSNSSIQNDTHIILVDENSAYELNLFQHALNVRANWEIYEYLLEKKVDYQFKDKNGFNALIQAVYLNDSGLVKYIDSLKKWNLNEKTNHGDTALHWAAANQNKEIVEYLLKKGTDKNIKNNQGLTAFDIAKTKSSSEILEILQ
- a CDS encoding flagellin N-terminal helical domain-containing protein, producing MIINHNVSAIFAHRTLKSNDANLSKDIEKLSSGMRINKAGDDASGLAVSEKMRTQIAGLRRAEQNTEDGMSLIQTAEGYLQETHEIVQRVRVLAVQAANGIYSEEDRQQIQVEVSQLVDEIDRIASQAEFNKMKLLTGAFARLNPTASMWFHIGANMHQRERVYIETMNTAALGLRNPTVLTFISLSTAGKANSVIGLCDDALRVISKQRADLGAYYNRMEHAAKGLMNAYENTQASESRIRDTDMAEQMTSFTRYQILTQAATSMLAQANMKSQSVMRLLQ
- the ispH gene encoding 4-hydroxy-3-methylbut-2-enyl diphosphate reductase translates to MLETVYLANPRGFCAGVKYAISYVEQAFEENSGEPLYVRKEIVHNQRVVEEMKKKGIQFISELSEVPDGATVVFSAHGVSPEVVKEATDRKMKIGDATCPLVTRVHKKARNIKDSHQIIYIGHRGHDEAIGTMGEAKMFLVESPEDVESLKEKISLDKPLTYLMQTTLSVADTKNIVKKIEEVFPFVEHPQKDDICYATTERQDAVQKMLESVDAMLVIGAENSSNSVRLCQLAKKTRPSSFQISKKEDVNPNYIINQGIKTLGITAGASSPQVLVDEIVEEILKHFPNAKVSLYPESREDTMSFKLPKELLKQF
- a CDS encoding sensor histidine kinase — translated: MIQDPLSLFKASLEGNDWGTAILQINLEEKNYDVLLKNSIFSQLEKEFDLPNFLKNKISHYDFNTEIIYKTDGKVLETSFGHFDYPSASKEIQFTKFVIRDITIKQKQEEEIAWRLRFELGVASSIQILIQKPSIRESLPQALYQLLYFTEMDSIFFLKNTSTDETQKFEIWVNERKSTEYPLLPNKFQTLDWKKEGINRWLHKLKNGKIIYLTKEKALPKEQWYFEESKAKSILFIPVKFENKFLGIMGFQKYVPNFVIHHENLLIYQTVSRWMGLFVQRDSDLTELNRYKSTLESLILERTLDLSRTKEELERAYKAKTEFLAHVSHELRTPLNSIIGFSKLIQLPEEDVTGKEYLQYIYSGGTRLLKMINEILSLMKIESGQLNIVYSEFKPEEICRQSLELIQPQANAKGIEIRFFPPIQSKLVRSDSGKIQQILLNLLSNAIKYGDHSYVELHCEWSDFGVNFSIRDFGPGISQEDQKRIFHSFTRLNDDGKIEGTGLGLSISQGLAEKLGGNITLLSNPEEGSTFILNIPENIK
- a CDS encoding ATP-binding response regulator, which produces MVELIDTTYTSVSKTEHQRRPKEPILIIEDKKENQVLLEGICKRIGVSYEVAENGKIALEMAKNKSYSLYLVDLMMPVMDGKTFIAEQRKFDPRSVFMVQTAIDQTEEIIEIMKMGVYDYLIKPLHVEIVADRLEKALEYVYLKRMEAVLIDEESKELKSQLEWLNYKESHRKTNEVNSELNSILNLKTTLMQGSGLGAMTTIIDSIEKMKTVENGNYIIPKDFWDLLSENQEHNKTMLKGLDMAVETIQTHLQLSKITSDELLQILPEIVKEFQKETESKEIKINLPVVKQTVKLEVNLNAIRTIIHEIFTNGLKYSKPKSNFDIFVTFVDGYFCLSAKNNLIEDDYAKQLTVSEKKLVEPFYRIHPPVESFHHKEKFSLGLGLTMVDFLLHKHNGMFFIRNAIDHTTETKASCVIAEIFLPIQS
- a CDS encoding response regulator gives rise to the protein MNRKILIIDDSAVFRKIISVHLKNANFDLIEAGDGLEGLKQLESNPVDLIVSDMNMPNMDGISFIKKVKENSKFKFTPIIMLTTESQPEKKQQGIDAGAKAWLTKPFSPEELLDTITKLLP
- a CDS encoding STAS domain-containing protein, whose translation is MEPNQTIQHTKEGMEIHWNGYLTVPFIKEWSTYSIQWENIKGKKIILHLNGIERIDSSGIQLLVYLKKRCQSNQQILSLTNHSLPVLKVMDLLGLVSFFGDRIKVKKEHANEVEFRYGTRKVS